The following are from one region of the Achromobacter xylosoxidans genome:
- the metE gene encoding 5-methyltetrahydropteroyltriglutamate--homocysteine S-methyltransferase, which translates to MTTIHNLGFPRIGAQRELKRAVEAYWAGRQTAGDLEQTGRELRARHWKLQAAAGLKFVPVGDFAWYDQILEWTTLLGAVPARFGQNDSEPVTLDTLFRMGRGRAPSGKPAAACEMTKWFDTNYHYIVPELAPGQTFRIARESLFEQVREAQAQGCAVKPVIPGPLTWLYLGKGDAFAAGAADEGKLQLLAALLPVYQEVLARFAKLGVQWVQIDEPILALDLPQAWRGAFKQTYEQLSASPVKLLVATYFDGLKDNLPTALGLPVAGLHVDLVRAPEQLAEVAAGLGAEQVLSAGVINGRNIWRTDLDAAIATLTPIKQQLGDRLWLAPSCSLLHVPVDLAHETELDTELKSWLSFAAQKLEELSLLGRALDRATQAAAQDGLAKQRAALAARRASTRIHNPAVAQRMAGAAAVSRDRAPFAGRIARQQEQLGLPAYPTTTIGSFPQTAEIRALRRDWKSGALTDSGYEAAIRKEIEEVIRFQEKVGLDVLVHGEPERNDMVEYFGELLAGFAFTKNGWVQSYGSRCVKPPVIFGDVARPAPMTVGWSSYAQSLTDKPVKGMLTGPVTILQWSFVRDDQPREQTCRQLALALRDEVVDLEAAGISVIQIDEPAIREGLPLRRADWQAYLDWAVDCFRLSTAGVRDETQIHTHMCYSEFNDIIESIAAMDADVITIETSRSNMELLKAFEDFRYPNDIGPGVYDIHTPNVPEVDWMVGLMQKASARLPKERLWVNPDCGLKTRAWPETEAALIGMVQAARALRQAA; encoded by the coding sequence ATGACTACGATTCATAATTTGGGGTTCCCCCGCATCGGCGCGCAGCGTGAACTGAAGCGCGCGGTCGAAGCCTATTGGGCCGGCCGGCAGACCGCCGGGGATCTTGAGCAGACGGGCCGCGAGCTGCGCGCCAGGCACTGGAAGCTGCAGGCCGCCGCCGGCCTGAAGTTCGTGCCGGTGGGCGACTTCGCCTGGTACGACCAGATCCTGGAATGGACCACGCTGCTGGGCGCCGTGCCTGCCCGCTTCGGCCAGAACGACAGCGAACCCGTCACGCTGGACACGCTGTTCCGCATGGGCCGCGGCCGCGCGCCGTCGGGCAAGCCCGCCGCTGCCTGCGAAATGACCAAGTGGTTCGACACCAACTACCACTACATCGTGCCGGAACTGGCGCCGGGCCAGACCTTCCGCATCGCCCGCGAATCGCTGTTCGAACAGGTCCGGGAAGCGCAGGCCCAGGGTTGCGCGGTGAAGCCCGTGATCCCCGGGCCGTTGACCTGGCTGTATCTGGGCAAGGGCGACGCCTTTGCCGCCGGCGCCGCCGATGAGGGCAAGCTGCAACTGCTGGCCGCGCTGCTGCCGGTCTACCAGGAAGTGCTGGCGCGCTTCGCCAAGCTGGGCGTGCAGTGGGTGCAGATTGACGAGCCCATTCTGGCGCTGGACCTGCCGCAAGCCTGGCGCGGCGCGTTCAAGCAGACCTATGAGCAGCTCTCTGCCAGTCCGGTCAAGCTGCTGGTGGCCACGTACTTCGACGGCCTGAAGGACAATCTGCCGACCGCTCTGGGCCTGCCCGTGGCCGGCCTGCATGTGGACCTGGTCCGTGCGCCCGAGCAGCTGGCGGAAGTGGCCGCCGGCCTGGGCGCCGAGCAGGTGCTGTCCGCTGGCGTCATCAACGGGCGCAACATCTGGCGCACCGACCTGGACGCGGCCATCGCCACGTTGACCCCCATCAAGCAGCAATTGGGCGACCGCCTGTGGCTGGCGCCGTCGTGCTCGCTGCTGCACGTGCCGGTGGACCTGGCGCATGAAACCGAGCTGGACACGGAACTCAAGAGCTGGCTGTCGTTTGCCGCGCAGAAGCTGGAAGAACTGAGCCTGCTGGGCCGCGCCCTGGACCGCGCCACGCAAGCCGCCGCGCAGGACGGCCTGGCCAAGCAGCGCGCCGCGCTCGCCGCCCGCCGCGCTTCGACGCGCATCCACAATCCGGCCGTCGCCCAGCGCATGGCTGGCGCTGCCGCGGTGTCGCGCGACCGCGCGCCGTTCGCCGGCCGCATCGCCCGCCAGCAGGAACAGCTGGGCCTGCCCGCCTACCCGACCACGACCATTGGTTCCTTCCCGCAGACCGCGGAAATCCGCGCCTTGCGCCGCGACTGGAAGTCGGGCGCATTGACGGACTCGGGCTACGAGGCCGCCATCCGCAAGGAGATCGAGGAAGTCATCCGCTTCCAGGAAAAGGTGGGCCTGGACGTGCTGGTGCACGGCGAACCCGAGCGCAACGACATGGTGGAGTACTTCGGCGAGCTGCTGGCCGGCTTCGCCTTCACCAAGAACGGCTGGGTTCAGAGCTATGGCTCGCGCTGCGTCAAGCCGCCTGTCATTTTTGGCGACGTCGCGCGTCCGGCGCCGATGACGGTGGGCTGGTCGTCGTACGCGCAGTCGCTGACCGACAAGCCGGTCAAGGGCATGCTGACCGGCCCGGTCACCATCCTGCAATGGTCGTTCGTGCGCGACGACCAGCCGCGCGAGCAGACTTGCCGCCAGCTGGCGCTGGCGCTGCGCGACGAAGTGGTGGACCTGGAAGCCGCCGGCATCAGCGTTATCCAGATCGACGAGCCCGCCATCCGCGAAGGCCTGCCGCTGCGCCGCGCCGATTGGCAGGCCTACCTGGATTGGGCCGTGGATTGCTTCCGCCTGTCGACCGCTGGCGTGCGCGACGAAACGCAGATCCACACCCATATGTGCTATTCGGAGTTCAACGACATCATCGAGTCCATCGCCGCCATGGACGCGGACGTGATCACGATCGAAACCTCGCGCTCCAATATGGAGCTGCTCAAGGCGTTCGAGGACTTCCGTTATCCGAACGATATCGGTCCCGGCGTGTACGACATCCATACGCCGAACGTGCCTGAAGTGGATTGGATGGTCGGCCTGATGCAGAAGGCCTCGGCCCGTCTGCCCAAGGAGCGTCTGTGGGTCAATCCTGACTGCGGACTGAAGACGCGCGCCTGGCCTGAAACCGAAGCCGCGCTGATCGGCATGGTGCAGGCGGCCCGAGCCTTGCGCCAGGCGGCCTGA
- a CDS encoding LysR family transcriptional regulator, which translates to MLEVRHLETLTAIRDGGSLQEAAERLHLTQSALSHQLRDLETRLGTPLLNRRTRPARLTTAGLRVLALADEVLPRIRATERDLQRLAAGRTGRLHLAIDCHSCFQWLMPALDAFRVQWPDVALDLSAAFSFAPLPALVRGDLDLVITSDPQPLDAVEYLPLFKYELVLAVSESNPLAGSKFVMPDQLADQTLITYPVDKQRLDIFTAFLDPADVEPAAIRRAELTPIIAQLVASNRGVAALPNWALTEYMNQGWLRLCRLGPQGVWRTLYATVRSEDTEASYIDEFLTITRDVCFKTLSGIKSAK; encoded by the coding sequence ATGCTTGAAGTCCGCCATCTCGAAACGCTTACCGCCATCCGCGACGGCGGCAGCCTGCAGGAAGCCGCCGAGCGCCTGCATCTGACCCAATCGGCCCTGTCGCACCAGTTGCGCGACCTGGAAACCCGGCTGGGCACGCCGTTGTTGAACCGCCGCACGCGACCGGCACGGCTGACGACGGCGGGACTGCGGGTGCTGGCGCTGGCGGATGAAGTGCTGCCGCGCATTCGCGCCACGGAACGGGACCTGCAGCGGCTGGCCGCGGGCCGCACCGGCCGGCTGCACCTGGCCATCGACTGCCATTCCTGCTTCCAGTGGCTGATGCCGGCCCTGGATGCCTTCCGCGTGCAATGGCCGGACGTGGCGCTGGATCTGTCGGCGGCGTTTTCCTTCGCTCCCCTGCCCGCCCTGGTGCGGGGCGACCTGGACCTGGTTATCACCTCCGATCCCCAGCCGCTGGACGCAGTGGAATACCTGCCGCTGTTCAAGTACGAGCTTGTGCTGGCCGTGTCGGAATCCAATCCGCTGGCCGGCAGCAAGTTCGTCATGCCGGACCAATTGGCCGACCAGACGCTCATCACCTATCCCGTGGACAAGCAGCGCCTGGACATTTTCACGGCCTTCCTCGACCCCGCCGACGTGGAGCCGGCCGCCATCCGCCGCGCGGAACTCACCCCCATCATTGCGCAACTGGTGGCCAGCAACCGCGGCGTGGCCGCGCTGCCCAACTGGGCGCTGACGGAATACATGAATCAGGGTTGGCTGCGGCTGTGCCGGCTGGGCCCGCAAGGCGTGTGGCGCACGCTGTATGCGACGGTGCGCAGCGAGGACACGGAGGCCTCGTACATCGATGAGTTCCTGACCATTACCCGGGATGTGTGCTTCAAGACCTTGTCGGGGATCAAGTCGGCAAAATAG
- the recX gene encoding recombination regulator RecX, whose amino-acid sequence MSWKPPPASAERLRAKLDDEFETVAKPQGLRRTSDARRDQEAESSDAPDQWSRSSEAGNARRGRRAVAGAEDGPDADGQSARKGPSLKMRAVGYLSRREHAREELARKLAAYAEDPGEVEAVLDALEKEGWLSTERFAQSLVHRRASRQGAARIVQELRQHGVDDNQVAELREQLRATEYDRALEVWKKRFSAKPEDRAAYAKQARFLASRGFAHDVIRRILGESDED is encoded by the coding sequence ATGAGCTGGAAACCGCCGCCCGCCTCAGCCGAACGCCTACGCGCCAAGCTGGACGATGAATTCGAAACCGTGGCCAAGCCCCAGGGGTTGCGCCGCACTTCGGATGCGCGCCGCGATCAGGAAGCGGAATCCAGCGATGCGCCAGATCAGTGGAGCCGCAGCTCGGAAGCCGGCAATGCGCGCCGCGGCCGCCGTGCCGTCGCCGGAGCCGAGGACGGCCCGGATGCGGACGGCCAATCCGCCCGCAAGGGGCCGTCGCTGAAGATGCGGGCCGTGGGCTATCTGTCGCGGCGCGAGCATGCCCGCGAAGAGTTGGCGCGCAAGCTTGCCGCCTACGCCGAGGACCCGGGCGAGGTCGAGGCCGTGCTGGATGCCCTGGAAAAAGAAGGCTGGCTGTCCACCGAACGTTTTGCGCAAAGCCTGGTGCACCGCCGCGCATCGCGCCAGGGGGCGGCGCGCATCGTGCAGGAATTGCGCCAGCATGGGGTGGACGACAACCAGGTCGCCGAATTGCGCGAACAGCTGCGGGCCACCGAGTACGACCGCGCGCTGGAGGTCTGGAAGAAGCGCTTCAGCGCCAAGCCGGAAGACCGCGCGGCCTACGCCAAGCAGGCGCGCTTTCTGGCCAGCCGCGGCTTTGCGCATGACGTGATCCGCCGGATACTGGGCGAGAGCGACGAGGATTGA
- the recA gene encoding recombinase RecA → MDDKTTKAAASEKAKALAAALSQIEKQFGKGSIMRYGDNDVSHDIQVVSTGSLGLDIALGVGGLPRGRVVEIYGPESSGKTTLTLQVVAEMQKLGGTCAFVDAEHALDVQYASKLGVNLADLLISQPDTGEQALEITDALVRSGSVDLIVIDSVAALVPKAEIEGEMGDSLPGLQARLMSQALRKLTATIKKTNCMVIFINQIRMKIGVMFGNPETTTGGNALKFYASVRLDIRRIGSIKKGDEVVGNETRVKVVKNKVAPPFKQAEFDIMYGAGISREGEIIDLGVAANVVDKSGAWYSYNGNRIGQGKDNVREYLKEHKELAIEIENRVRENQGIVSRAAEFVPTAEDTSEE, encoded by the coding sequence ATGGACGACAAAACCACCAAGGCCGCCGCATCGGAAAAGGCCAAGGCGCTTGCCGCCGCGCTTTCGCAGATCGAAAAGCAGTTCGGCAAGGGCTCGATCATGCGCTACGGCGACAACGATGTTTCGCATGACATCCAGGTGGTTTCCACGGGCTCGCTCGGTCTGGACATCGCGCTGGGCGTCGGCGGCCTGCCGCGAGGCCGCGTGGTTGAAATCTACGGTCCGGAATCCTCGGGCAAGACCACGCTGACGCTGCAAGTGGTCGCTGAAATGCAAAAGCTGGGCGGCACCTGCGCCTTCGTCGACGCCGAACACGCGCTCGACGTGCAATACGCCTCCAAGCTGGGCGTGAACCTGGCCGACCTGCTGATCTCGCAGCCGGACACGGGCGAGCAGGCCCTGGAAATCACCGATGCGCTGGTGCGCTCCGGTTCGGTCGACCTGATCGTCATCGACTCGGTGGCCGCGCTGGTGCCCAAGGCCGAAATCGAAGGCGAAATGGGTGATTCCCTGCCCGGCCTGCAAGCCCGCCTGATGAGCCAGGCGCTGCGCAAGCTCACCGCCACCATCAAGAAGACCAATTGCATGGTCATCTTCATCAACCAGATCCGCATGAAGATCGGCGTGATGTTCGGCAACCCCGAAACCACCACCGGCGGCAACGCGCTCAAGTTCTACGCCTCCGTGCGCCTGGACATCCGCCGCATCGGTTCCATCAAGAAGGGCGACGAAGTCGTCGGCAACGAAACCCGCGTCAAGGTCGTGAAGAACAAGGTCGCGCCGCCGTTCAAGCAGGCCGAATTCGACATCATGTACGGCGCCGGCATCTCGCGCGAAGGCGAAATCATCGACCTGGGCGTGGCCGCCAATGTGGTGGACAAGTCCGGCGCCTGGTACAGCTACAACGGCAATCGCATCGGCCAGGGCAAGGACAATGTCCGCGAGTACCTGAAAGAACACAAGGAACTGGCCATCGAAATCGAGAACCGCGTTCGCGAGAACCAAGGCATCGTCAGCCGCGCGGCAGAATTCGTGCCGACCGCGGAAGATACCTCCGAAGAGTAA
- a CDS encoding response regulator transcription factor, producing the protein MRILIAEDDSILADGLSRSLRHNGYAVDAVRDGLAADSALAAQAFDLLILDLGLPQLAGLEVLRRLRARNSALPVLILTAADSIEQRVKGLDLGADDYMAKPFALSELEARVRALTRRGAGGGATMIKHGRLLFDQTGRVAMVDDQTLDLSAREVSLLEILLTRSGRMVSKTQLVDHLCEWGEEVSTNAIEVYVHRLRKKLEPSGVKIVTVRGLGYCLERDQGAAYLAS; encoded by the coding sequence ATGCGTATCCTGATCGCCGAAGACGACAGCATCCTGGCCGACGGCCTGTCCCGCTCGTTGCGCCACAACGGCTATGCCGTGGATGCGGTGCGCGACGGACTGGCGGCCGATTCGGCGCTGGCGGCCCAGGCATTCGACCTGCTCATCCTCGACCTCGGCCTGCCGCAACTGGCCGGGCTGGAAGTGCTGCGCCGCCTGCGCGCCCGCAATTCCGCCCTGCCGGTACTCATCCTGACTGCGGCCGACAGCATCGAACAGCGCGTCAAAGGTCTGGACCTGGGCGCCGACGACTACATGGCCAAGCCTTTCGCGCTGTCCGAGCTCGAGGCCCGCGTACGGGCCCTGACCCGGCGCGGCGCGGGCGGCGGCGCCACCATGATCAAGCACGGCCGCCTGCTGTTCGACCAGACCGGCCGCGTCGCCATGGTCGACGACCAGACCCTGGACCTGTCGGCGCGCGAAGTCAGCCTGCTCGAGATCCTCCTGACCCGCAGCGGCCGCATGGTCAGCAAGACGCAACTGGTCGACCACCTGTGCGAATGGGGCGAAGAGGTCAGCACCAACGCCATCGAGGTCTACGTCCATCGCCTGCGCAAGAAGCTGGAACCCAGCGGCGTGAAGATCGTGACCGTGCGCGGCCTGGGCTACTGTCTTGAGCGGGACCAGGGTGCGGCGTACCTCGCAAGCTGA
- a CDS encoding sensor histidine kinase gives MLAPLFLLWPMSVAITYVVAQNIANVPYDRALANNLHVLTLQVHAQDGRAVLKMTNTAREVLHADETDSVFWLALGSRGEYLGGDRALPLPSTVGQPRPGEVQYEDATLRGFGVRLAFTWVDLHLPDTQPALLIAAETVEKRTQLANDIIKGVIIPQFVVLPVAVLLVWFGLSRGVAPLNALQQRLRARRPDDLSPIDERAAPTEIAPLVAAMNDLLDRLSSNVQAQRRFVADAAHQLKTPLAGLRTQAELALRDASPEEMQSSLRQLVTGSERATRLVNQLLLLARAENPSAIGMTRTDINAIAYEQAMHWVPQALSLSTDLGFEGSDQPVEINGNPLLLAELLNNLVDNALRYTPRGGHITVRAQVQDGHAVLEVEDSGPGIPPEERERVFDRFYRVLGTQSDGSGLGLAIVREIAQKHQASVEISDHPTTYSNLPGMRIRVIFPLYAELSDLSDVS, from the coding sequence ATGCTGGCGCCGCTGTTCCTCCTGTGGCCGATGAGCGTGGCCATCACCTATGTGGTGGCCCAGAACATCGCCAACGTGCCCTACGACCGCGCGCTGGCCAACAACCTCCATGTACTGACCTTGCAGGTGCACGCGCAGGACGGCCGGGCCGTGCTGAAGATGACCAACACCGCGCGCGAGGTGTTGCACGCCGACGAGACCGATAGCGTGTTCTGGCTGGCGCTGGGCAGCCGCGGCGAATACCTGGGCGGCGACCGCGCCCTGCCCCTGCCTTCCACCGTGGGCCAGCCCCGCCCCGGCGAAGTCCAGTACGAAGACGCGACCTTGCGCGGCTTCGGGGTCCGGCTGGCGTTCACCTGGGTGGACCTGCATCTGCCGGATACCCAGCCGGCGCTGCTGATCGCCGCCGAAACCGTCGAAAAGCGCACGCAACTGGCCAACGACATCATCAAGGGCGTGATCATTCCGCAGTTCGTGGTGCTGCCTGTCGCCGTGCTGCTGGTGTGGTTCGGGCTGTCGCGCGGAGTGGCGCCTTTGAATGCGCTGCAGCAGCGCCTGCGGGCCCGCCGGCCCGACGACCTGTCGCCCATCGACGAGCGCGCCGCCCCCACCGAGATCGCGCCCCTGGTGGCCGCAATGAACGACCTGCTGGATCGGCTTTCGTCCAACGTGCAGGCGCAGCGCCGCTTCGTCGCGGACGCCGCGCACCAGCTGAAGACCCCGCTGGCCGGCCTGCGCACGCAGGCCGAACTGGCCCTGCGCGACGCCAGCCCCGAGGAAATGCAGTCCAGCCTGCGCCAGCTCGTGACCGGCTCCGAACGCGCCACGCGCCTGGTGAACCAGCTGCTGCTGCTGGCCCGGGCCGAGAACCCCAGCGCCATCGGCATGACGCGCACGGACATCAACGCCATCGCCTACGAACAGGCCATGCACTGGGTGCCGCAGGCGCTCTCGCTGAGTACCGACCTGGGCTTCGAAGGCTCGGACCAGCCGGTGGAGATCAACGGCAACCCCCTGCTGCTGGCCGAACTGCTCAACAACCTGGTGGACAACGCGCTGCGCTACACGCCGCGCGGCGGCCACATCACGGTCCGTGCGCAGGTCCAGGACGGACACGCGGTGCTGGAGGTGGAGGATTCCGGGCCAGGCATTCCGCCCGAGGAACGCGAACGCGTGTTCGACCGCTTCTATCGCGTGCTGGGCACCCAGTCCGACGGCAGCGGCCTGGGGCTGGCCATCGTGCGCGAGATCGCCCAGAAGCACCAGGCCAGCGTCGAAATCAGCGATCACCCCACGACGTATTCGAACCTGCCCGGCATGCGGATCCGCGTGATCTTTCCGCTCTACGCTGAGTTGTCAGACCTCTCCGACGTCTCCTAG
- a CDS encoding MFS transporter produces the protein MAGRGPSADPRPMTKDERRVIFASSLGTVFEWYDFYLYGSLAAIIAQHFFSGVNPTAGFIFALLAFAAGFAVRPFGALVFGRLGDLVGRKYTFLVTIVIMGLSTFLVGVLPSYASIGLAAPAILIVLRLLQGLALGGEYGGAATYVAEHAPHGRRGFYTSWIQTTATLGLFLSLLVILGIRTFMGEDDFKAWGWRIPFLISVVLLGISVWIRLQLSESPTFQRMKEEGKGSKAPIAESFGQWKNLKVVILALLGLTAGQAVVWYTGQFYALFFLTQTLKVDANTANIMIAIALLIGTPFFVIFGALSDKIGRKPIIMAGCLIAAATYFPIFQGITHFANPALEKAQATAPVTVIADPATCSFQFNPVGTSSFTSSCDVVKSFMARNSVNYKNEAAPAGSVAKVKIGNDEFASFDGKTMAPADFKAKAAELDKALTTAIRSHGYPAKADPAQSNNVMVVVLLTILVIYVTMVYGPIAAMLVEMFPTRIRYTSMSLPYHIGNGWFGGFLPPVAFAVVAATGNIYDGLWYPIIIAVMTLVIGTLFVRESKDNDINA, from the coding sequence ATGGCAGGCCGCGGCCCATCCGCGGATCCGCGCCCGATGACCAAGGATGAACGCCGCGTCATCTTTGCGTCGTCGCTGGGCACGGTTTTCGAGTGGTACGACTTCTATCTGTACGGCTCGCTAGCCGCCATCATCGCGCAACACTTCTTCTCGGGTGTGAACCCCACCGCGGGCTTCATTTTCGCCCTGCTGGCGTTTGCGGCCGGTTTCGCCGTGCGCCCGTTCGGCGCCCTGGTGTTCGGCCGCCTGGGCGACCTGGTCGGACGTAAGTACACCTTCCTGGTCACGATCGTGATCATGGGCCTGTCCACGTTCCTGGTCGGCGTGCTGCCCAGCTACGCCAGCATCGGCCTGGCCGCTCCCGCCATCCTGATCGTCCTGCGCCTGCTGCAAGGCCTGGCGCTGGGCGGCGAGTACGGCGGCGCCGCGACCTATGTGGCCGAGCACGCGCCGCATGGCCGCCGCGGCTTCTACACATCCTGGATCCAAACCACCGCGACCCTGGGCCTGTTCCTGTCGCTGCTGGTCATCCTCGGCATCCGCACGTTCATGGGCGAAGACGACTTCAAGGCCTGGGGCTGGCGCATTCCGTTCCTGATCTCGGTCGTCCTGCTGGGCATCTCGGTGTGGATCCGCCTGCAACTGAGCGAATCGCCGACCTTCCAGCGCATGAAGGAAGAAGGCAAGGGTTCCAAGGCGCCGATCGCCGAATCGTTCGGCCAGTGGAAGAACCTGAAGGTCGTGATCCTGGCGCTGCTGGGCCTGACCGCCGGCCAGGCCGTGGTCTGGTACACGGGCCAGTTCTACGCCCTGTTCTTCCTGACGCAGACGCTGAAGGTCGACGCCAATACCGCCAACATCATGATCGCGATCGCGCTCCTGATCGGCACGCCTTTCTTCGTGATCTTCGGCGCGCTGTCGGACAAGATCGGCCGCAAGCCCATCATCATGGCCGGCTGCCTGATCGCCGCGGCGACGTACTTCCCGATCTTCCAGGGCATCACGCACTTCGCCAACCCGGCGCTGGAAAAGGCCCAGGCCACGGCCCCGGTCACCGTGATCGCGGACCCCGCCACCTGCTCGTTCCAGTTCAACCCGGTAGGCACTTCGTCCTTCACCAGTTCTTGCGACGTGGTCAAGTCGTTCATGGCCCGCAACTCGGTGAACTACAAGAACGAAGCGGCGCCGGCCGGCTCGGTCGCCAAGGTCAAGATCGGCAACGACGAGTTCGCCTCGTTCGACGGCAAGACCATGGCCCCCGCCGACTTCAAGGCCAAGGCCGCCGAACTGGACAAGGCCCTGACCACCGCGATCCGCAGCCACGGCTACCCCGCCAAGGCTGATCCGGCCCAGAGCAACAACGTCATGGTCGTGGTGCTGCTGACCATCCTGGTGATCTACGTGACCATGGTGTACGGCCCGATCGCAGCCATGCTGGTGGAAATGTTCCCGACGCGCATCCGCTACACGTCGATGAGCTTGCCGTATCACATCGGCAACGGCTGGTTCGGCGGCTTCCTGCCCCCGGTCGCCTTCGCCGTGGTCGCGGCCACCGGCAACATCTACGACGGCCTGTGGTACCCGATCATCATTGCAGTCATGACCCTGGTCATCGGCACGCTGTTCGTGCGCGAATCCAAGGACAACGACATCAACGCTTAA